From one Macaca nemestrina isolate mMacNem1 chromosome 5, mMacNem.hap1, whole genome shotgun sequence genomic stretch:
- the LOC105498602 gene encoding ribonuclease P protein subunit p21 isoform X1, producing the protein MAGPVKDREAFQRLNFLYQAAHCVLAQDPENQALARFYCHTERTIAKRLVLRRDPSVKRTLCRGCSSLLVPGLTCTQRQRRCRGQRWTVQTCLTCQRSQRFLNDPGHLLWGDRPEAQLGNQADSKPLQPLPNTAHSISDHLPEEKMQIQGSSDQ; encoded by the exons ATGGCGGGGCCGGTGAAGGACCGCGAGGCCTTCCAGAGGCTCAACTTCCTGTACCAG GCCGCCCATTGTGTCCTTGCCCAGGACCCCGAGAACCAGGCGCTAGCGAGGTTTTACTGCCACACTGAGAGGACCATCGCGAAGCGGCTCGTTCTCCGGCG GGACCCCTCGGTGAAGAGGACTCTCTGTCGAGGCTGCTCTTCCCTCCTCGTCCCGGGCCTCACCTGCACCCAGCGCCAGAGAC GCTGCAGGGGACAGCGCTGGACAGTACAGACCTGCCTAACATGCCAGCGCAGCCAACGCTTCCTCAATGATCCCGGGCATTTACTCTGGGGAGACCGGCCTGAGGCCCAGCTCGGGAACCAAGCAG ATTCCAAACCACTACAGCCCTTGCCAAACACAGCACACTCCATTTCAGACCACCTTCCTGAGGAGAAAATGCAGATTCAGGGTTCCAGTGACCAGTGA
- the LOC105498602 gene encoding ribonuclease P protein subunit p21 isoform X2, with product MAGPVKDREAFQRLNFLYQAAHCVLAQDPENQALARFYCHTERTIAKRLVLRRDPSVKRTLCRGCSSLLVPGLTCTQRQRRCRGQRWTVQTCLTCQRSQRFLNDPGHLLWGDRPEAQLGNQAGERFQTTTALAKHSTLHFRPPS from the exons ATGGCGGGGCCGGTGAAGGACCGCGAGGCCTTCCAGAGGCTCAACTTCCTGTACCAG GCCGCCCATTGTGTCCTTGCCCAGGACCCCGAGAACCAGGCGCTAGCGAGGTTTTACTGCCACACTGAGAGGACCATCGCGAAGCGGCTCGTTCTCCGGCG GGACCCCTCGGTGAAGAGGACTCTCTGTCGAGGCTGCTCTTCCCTCCTCGTCCCGGGCCTCACCTGCACCCAGCGCCAGAGAC GCTGCAGGGGACAGCGCTGGACAGTACAGACCTGCCTAACATGCCAGCGCAGCCAACGCTTCCTCAATGATCCCGGGCATTTACTCTGGGGAGACCGGCCTGAGGCCCAGCTCGGGAACCAAGCAGGTGAG AGATTCCAAACCACTACAGCCCTTGCCAAACACAGCACACTCCATTTCAGACCACCTTCCTGA